A genome region from Brassica oleracea var. oleracea cultivar TO1000 chromosome C2, BOL, whole genome shotgun sequence includes the following:
- the LOC106324453 gene encoding uncharacterized protein LOC106324453 has translation MVEGQVYEFIRFEVHDGHTAFFWVDDWLQVGKLIDITGPIGTCHLRIDRHARVRDAAGNSSWNIRGHRSRYFQELIDRIQTVQLPHETLGHDVALWKHSDDNYKPYFSASSTWEQGVPRFSFILWLAVKNRLSTGDRMRVWGIQQGCVLCGERDETRDHLFFACPYSFTVWDKLVNRLTGNGTDPDWMGFTYMSSDVSKWDYANPPQTAAIVMVVSDFVDSISHCLVRLLQENNYNLFLAISSRPSKMSFLLTSAEWLWESLLAAGSEKRRILLQKCSSKSESGEPTATLYCKLCHFGTKSIDIFRTHLSTDEKHAEEEKRLPASRKSNIQGQRRFRVAEYDRHHLPEVKNDRKTKRMKKKANSDGFWTS, from the exons ATGGTGGAGGGTCAG GTTTATGAGTTCATACGTTTTGAAGTTCATGATGGCCACACGGCTTTCTTCTGGGTGGATGATTGGCTACAAGTAGGGAAGTTAATAGATATCACTGGCCCAATTGGCACATGCCATTTGAGAATTGATCGCCATGCAAGGGTGCGGGATGCAGCCGGGAATTCAAGTTGGAACATCCGTGGCCACAGGAGTCGCTACTTTCAAGAACTTATTGATCGCATCCAAACTGTACAACTACCTCATGAAACTCTCGGACACGACGTCGCGCTGTGGAAGCACTCCGATGATAATTATAAGCCTTACTTCTCAGCATCAAGCACTTGGGAGCAG GGAGTTCCACGCTTCTCGTTTATATTGTGGCTTGCGGTAAAGAATAGATTGTCCACGGGTGATAGAATGAGAGTTTGGGGCATCCAACAAGGTTGTGTATTATGTGGTGAGAGGGATGAAACCCGTGATCATCTTTTCTTCGCATGTCCTTATTCTTTCACAGTGTGGGACAAGCTGGTGAACAGGTTGACTGGAAATGGCACAGATCCAGACTGGATGG GTTTCACATACATGTCTTCAGATGTGTCGAAATGGGATTATGCTAATCCTCCTCAGACTGCTGCTATAGTGATGGTCGTATCGGACTTTGTGGATTCGATTTCACATTGTCTTGTCCGCCTACTACAAGAGAATAATTACAACCTTTTTCTTGCCATTTCATCTAGGCCTTCCAAAATGTCATTCCTGCTCACTTCTGCCGAGTGGCTCTGGGAAAGCTTACTTGCAGCAG GTTCAGAGAAAAGAAGAATACTTCTTCAGAAGTGTAGCAGTAAAAGTGAAAGTGGTGAACCCACCGCAACGTTGTATTGCAAATTGTGCCACTTTGGTACCAAAAGCATTGATATTTTCAGGACGCATCTCTCAACTGATGAAAAACATGCAGAAGAA GAGAAGAGACTTCCTGCGTCTCGTAAATCTAATATTCAGGGCCAGAGGCGATTTCGAGTAGCTGAGTACGATCGACATCATTTGCCAGAG GTGAAAAATGATCGAAAAACCAAACGTATGAAGAAGAAAGCAAATTCGGACGGGTTTTGGACTTCTTGA
- the LOC106326452 gene encoding uncharacterized protein LOC106326452, translating to MVTEAMKAKAEVYHGDKTCRDKFRSLLSQIGLPNGLLSNQEIEECGYVKDTGFVWLKHKKKEEKKRYQNLFRFDNVMVCFEDEVTAYFEPNKIKKLTGVKAKDFMVWISLGEIHVNRSSGLITFKTHVGLLSKSLPLSVFENVPADHDIKEKPKKVQQKLNNTKILY from the coding sequence ATGGTGACAGAAGCTATGAAAGCCAAGGCAGAGGTCTACCATGGAGACAAGACATGCAGAGACAAATTCCGCTCCCTTTTATCCCAAATCGGTTTGCCAAACGGGCTCCTTAGCAACCAGGAGATTGAAGAATGTGGTTACGTGAAGGATACGGGTTTCGTGTGGTTAAAGCACAAGAAGAAAGAGGAGAAAAAGAGATATCAGAACTTGTTTAGATTCGATAACGTTATGGTTTGTTTCGAAGATGAAGTCACTGCGTATTTCGAACCCAACAAGATCAAGAAACTCACTGGTGTTAAGGCCAAGGATTTCATGGTATGGATCTCGCTCGGTGAGATTCATGTAAACCGTTCTTCTGGTTTAATAACTTTCAAGACACATGTTGGTTTATTGTCTAAGTCGTTGCCCTTGTCCGTGTTTGAAAACGTTCCAGCTGATCATGATATCAAGGAGAAACCAAAGAAGGTTCAACAAAAATTAAACAACACCAAAATTTTATATTAA
- the LOC106322847 gene encoding F-box protein At5g49610, with the protein MGNPKGPLFPDEVILQILARLPVKSLFRFKSVCKAWCLLPSDGYFVTLFNQVSVKEQTLVAEVSDSSTLICVDNLRGVSEFSLEFLRDRVRIRASCNGLLCCASVPEKGVYYVCNPSTREFRMLPRSRERPVTRFYPDGEATLVGLACDVSKKGFYVVMAGYHRSFGHRPDGSFVCLVFDSESNKWRKFVSALEGCGGFTHMSKNQVVFVNGKLHWLMSGLCYVLALDLEHDVWRKVSLPDEISCGGNRVYLLELDGFLSVIQLSDVWMKIWKMRDYESEVWSVVDSISLRCIKGLVPGIFPICQTGEYVFLATHKQVLVYQRRSKLWKEMFSVKGSYSLPLWFSAHAFRSTIVPCNYAL; encoded by the coding sequence ATGGGCAACCCTAAAGGCCCTCTCTTTCCCGACGAGGTGATCCTCCAGATCCTCGCTAGGTTACCCGTTAAGTCCCTCTTCAGGTTCAAATCCGTTTGCAAAGCTTGGTGCTTGTTACCTTCCGACGGTTACTTCGTCACCCTTTTCAATCAAGTCTCTGTAAAAGAGCAAACGCTCGTCGCCGAGGTATCGGACTCCTCCACCTTGATCTGCGTTGATAATCTCAGAGGCGTCTCTGAGTTCTCGTTGGAGTTTCTTAGAGACAGAGTGAGAATCAGAGCTTCGTGTAATGGATTGTTGTGTTGCGCTAGTGTTCCTGAGAAGGGTGTTTATTACGTTTGTAACCCTTCGACTAGAGAGTTCAGGATGTTGCCTAGGAGTAGAGAGAGGCCCGTGACAAGGTTTTATCCGGATGGGGAGGCGACTCTCGTTGGTTTGGCGTGTGATGTAAGTAAGAAGGGTTTCTATGTGGTGATGGCTGGTTACCATAGGTCGTTTGGGCATAGACCTGACGGGAGTTTCGTTTGTTTGGTGTTTGACTCGGAGAGTAATAAGTGGAGGAAGTTTGTTTCGGCGTTGGAGGGTTGTGGTGGTTTCACGCATATGAGTAAGAACCAGGTTGTGTTTGTTAACGGGAAGCTTCATTGGTTGATGAGCGGTTTGTGTTATGTGCTTGCGCTTGATCTTGAACACGATGTTTGGAGAAAGGTTTCTTTGCCTGATGAGATCAGTTGTGGTGGGAATAGGGTTTATCTCCTGGAGTTGGATGGGTTTTTGTCTGTGATTCAGCTGTCTGATGTGTGGATGAAGATCTGGAAGATGAGAGATTACGAGAGTGAGGTTTGGAGTGTTGTTGATAGCATAAGTTTGAGGTGTATCAAAGGATTGGTACCTGGAATCTTCCCGATTTGTCAGACGGGTGAGTATGTGTTCTTGGCTACTCATAAGCAAGTTCTTGTGTATCAGAGACGGAGTAAGTTGTGGAAAGAGATGTTTTCTGTAAAAGGAAGCTATTCTCTGCCTTTGTGGTTCTCAGCTCACGCCTTTCGCAGCACCATAGTGCCTTGTAATTATGCTCTATAG